The proteins below come from a single Xiphophorus couchianus chromosome 20, X_couchianus-1.0, whole genome shotgun sequence genomic window:
- the dgkab gene encoding diacylglycerol kinase, alpha b isoform X2, with product MASADDTEGTLTPVDFIQLQHYMEESGLRVKDVIKEFHPGGRYAKHTSGECLCLEGFSLFLKTYLEVECFPPNFCQKLFNYFQQAEQDGSPKRSTPHGGGVFLRDVSCYFSVLEEGQPREKLEFTFKLYDKDGNGLLDSSEVDRIIAQMMRAADYLGWDVTELRPVLKDMMTAIDVDESGTVNLEEWVKGGMNNVPLLVLLGLRMTEKDGQHIWRLKHFNKPTYCGVCENMLLGLGKQGLYCNCCAYTVHNQCANKNPEPCARTFVKTKEEIGKATHDWIKADCNATKCQVCFKKIKTLAGKHCVWCQEMRHDECVVPGVPKCDCGELKDHILPPWVIYPVSKEEDTNLLSVTPDGHILQIANILGTHPLLVFVNPKSGGKQGERVLRKFQGLLNPRQVYNLNNGGPIRGLHFFRNLHHFNILVCGGDGTVGWLLDAIDKMNISVHPPVAVLPLGTGNDMARCLRWGGGYEGSDLKETLKEVKDSQQIPLDRWSIKVTPKNPQDAGDPVPYEIMNNYFSIGVDASIAHRFHSMREKHPQKFNSRMKNKLMYFEFATSESFSSSCKNLKDCLSITCCGKPLNLGNSLEGIAVLNIPSMHGGSNLWGESKKTDGAPEAVHSELITDHELLKTATQDISDKRFEVVGLEGVLEMGQIYTGLKSAGHRLAQTSEITISTTKALPMQIDGEPWMQPPCEIMAQ from the exons AAAGCGGCTTGAGGGTCAAAGATGTGATTAAGGAGTTTCATCCAGGTGGCCGATACGCCAAGCACACTTCTGGAGAG TGCCTCTGTCTGGAGGGCTTCTCTCTCTTCCTGAAGACTTACCTGGAAGTGGAGTGCTTCCCTCCAAACTTCTGCCAAAAGCTCTTTAACTATTTTCAACAAGCAGAGCAAGACGGGTCTCCAAAAAGGTCCACGCCTCATGGAG GTGGGGTTTTTCTTCGTGACGTTTCCTGCTACTTCTCAGTGCTGGAGGAAGGacagccacgggaaaagcttgAGT TTACCTTCAAACTTTATGACAAAGATGGAAATGGACTCTTGGACAGTTCT GAAGTGGATCGTATAATTGCACAGATGATGCGAGCCGCTGATTACCTGGGCTGGGACGTGACTGAACTGAGACCA gtTCTCAAAGACATGATGACTGCAATAGATGTTGACGAAAGTGGGACTGTCAATCTGGAGGAATGGGTCAAGGGAGGCATGAACAATGTGCCTCTGCTTGTACTGCTTGGACTGAGG ATGACTGAGAAGGACGGCCAGCACATCTGGAGgctgaaacatttcaacaaaccCACCTACTGCGGCGTGTGTGAGAACATGCTGCTCGGCCTCGGCAAGCAAGGACTCTACTGCAACT GTTGTGCTTACACTGTCCACAACCAGTGTGCCAACAAGAATCCTGAGCCATGCGCTCGGACCTTCGTCAAAACCAAAGAGGAAATTGGC aaAGCAACTCATGACTGGATCAAAGCGGACTGTAACGCCACTAAGTGTCAGGTCTGCTTCAAGAAGATCAAAACTTTAGCAGGGAAGCACTGCGTGTGGTGCCAGGAGATG cgCCATGATGAGTGTGTTGTGCCCGGTGTACCGAAATGTGACTGTGGCGAACTGAAGGATCATATTTTGCCGCCATGGGTCATCTACCCCGTCTCAAAg GAGGAAGACACCAACCTGTTGAGCGTCACTCCTGACGGCCACATCCTGCAG ATTGCTAATATTCTCGGGACCCATCCTCTGCTGGTATTTGTCAATCCTAAAAGTGGAGGGAAGCAGGGTGAACG AGTTCTCAGGAAGTTCCAGGGCCTGCTGAACCCACGTCAGGTTTACAACTTAAACAACGGCGGTCCCATTAGAGG ATTGCACTTCTTTCGAAATCTGCATCACTTTAACATCTTGGTGTGTGGGGGAGACGGCACAGTCGGGTGGCTCCTGGATGCTATAG ATAAAATGAACATCTCAGTGCATCCTCCGGTTGCTGTGCTTCCCCTGGGAACTGGGAACGACATGGCTCGCTGCCTACGCTGGGGAGGAG GATACGAGGGGTCTGACCTGAAGGAAACCCTGAAGGAGGTTAAAGACAGTCAGCAGATCCCTCTGGATCGCTGGAGCATCAAGGTGACGCCGAAAAACCCACAGGATGCAGGAGACCCCGTCCCATACGAGATCATGAATAACTATTTCTCTATTGGAGTG GATGCTTCCATTGCTCATCGTTTTCACTCCATGAGAGAGAAACATCCACAAAAGTTCAACAGCCG aaTGAAGAACAAGCTTATGTACTTTGAGTTTGCTACTTCTGAGTCCTTCTCATCCTCCTGCAAGAATCTGAAGGATTGTCTCAGCATTACG TGCTGTGGAAAACCTCTGAACCTGGGCAATTCTTTAGAGGGCATAGCCGTCCTCAACATACCCAGCATGCACGGCGGCTCCAACCTCTGGGGTGAGTCTAAGAAAACTGATGGCGCTCCTGAAGCGGTGCACAGTGAACTCATCACCGACCATGAACTTCTCAAAACAGCCACACAAG ATATAAGCGATAAACGTTTCGAGGTGGTGGGGCTGGAAGGAGTCTTGGAGATGGGACAGATTTACACTGGACTGAAAAGCGCCGGGCACCGACTGGCGCAGACCTCCGAAATCACCATCAG CACAACCAAAGCTCTGCCCATGCAGATTGACGGGGAGCCCTGGATGCAGCCGCCGTGTGAG ATTATGGCCCAATAA
- the dgkab gene encoding diacylglycerol kinase, alpha b isoform X1, producing MASADDTEGTLTPVDFIQLQHYMEESGLRVKDVIKEFHPGGRYAKHTSGECLCLEGFSLFLKTYLEVECFPPNFCQKLFNYFQQAEQDGSPKRSTPHGGGVFLRDVSCYFSVLEEGQPREKLEFTFKLYDKDGNGLLDSSEVDRIIAQMMRAADYLGWDVTELRPVLKDMMTAIDVDESGTVNLEEWVKGGMNNVPLLVLLGLRMTEKDGQHIWRLKHFNKPTYCGVCENMLLGLGKQGLYCNCCAYTVHNQCANKNPEPCARTFVKTKEEIGKATHDWIKADCNATKCQVCFKKIKTLAGKHCVWCQEMRHDECVVPGVPKCDCGELKDHILPPWVIYPVSKEEDTNLLSVTPDGHILQIANILGTHPLLVFVNPKSGGKQGERVLRKFQGLLNPRQVYNLNNGGPIRGLHFFRNLHHFNILVCGGDGTVGWLLDAIDKMNISVHPPVAVLPLGTGNDMARCLRWGGGYEGSDLKETLKEVKDSQQIPLDRWSIKVTPKNPQDAGDPVPYEIMNNYFSIGVDASIAHRFHSMREKHPQKFNSRMKNKLMYFEFATSESFSSSCKNLKDCLSITCCGKPLNLGNSLEGIAVLNIPSMHGGSNLWGESKKTDGAPEAVHSELITDHELLKTATQDISDKRFEVVGLEGVLEMGQIYTGLKSAGHRLAQTSEITISTTKALPMQIDGEPWMQPPCEIQITHKSQATMLMAAPTKPTSFFQFK from the exons AAAGCGGCTTGAGGGTCAAAGATGTGATTAAGGAGTTTCATCCAGGTGGCCGATACGCCAAGCACACTTCTGGAGAG TGCCTCTGTCTGGAGGGCTTCTCTCTCTTCCTGAAGACTTACCTGGAAGTGGAGTGCTTCCCTCCAAACTTCTGCCAAAAGCTCTTTAACTATTTTCAACAAGCAGAGCAAGACGGGTCTCCAAAAAGGTCCACGCCTCATGGAG GTGGGGTTTTTCTTCGTGACGTTTCCTGCTACTTCTCAGTGCTGGAGGAAGGacagccacgggaaaagcttgAGT TTACCTTCAAACTTTATGACAAAGATGGAAATGGACTCTTGGACAGTTCT GAAGTGGATCGTATAATTGCACAGATGATGCGAGCCGCTGATTACCTGGGCTGGGACGTGACTGAACTGAGACCA gtTCTCAAAGACATGATGACTGCAATAGATGTTGACGAAAGTGGGACTGTCAATCTGGAGGAATGGGTCAAGGGAGGCATGAACAATGTGCCTCTGCTTGTACTGCTTGGACTGAGG ATGACTGAGAAGGACGGCCAGCACATCTGGAGgctgaaacatttcaacaaaccCACCTACTGCGGCGTGTGTGAGAACATGCTGCTCGGCCTCGGCAAGCAAGGACTCTACTGCAACT GTTGTGCTTACACTGTCCACAACCAGTGTGCCAACAAGAATCCTGAGCCATGCGCTCGGACCTTCGTCAAAACCAAAGAGGAAATTGGC aaAGCAACTCATGACTGGATCAAAGCGGACTGTAACGCCACTAAGTGTCAGGTCTGCTTCAAGAAGATCAAAACTTTAGCAGGGAAGCACTGCGTGTGGTGCCAGGAGATG cgCCATGATGAGTGTGTTGTGCCCGGTGTACCGAAATGTGACTGTGGCGAACTGAAGGATCATATTTTGCCGCCATGGGTCATCTACCCCGTCTCAAAg GAGGAAGACACCAACCTGTTGAGCGTCACTCCTGACGGCCACATCCTGCAG ATTGCTAATATTCTCGGGACCCATCCTCTGCTGGTATTTGTCAATCCTAAAAGTGGAGGGAAGCAGGGTGAACG AGTTCTCAGGAAGTTCCAGGGCCTGCTGAACCCACGTCAGGTTTACAACTTAAACAACGGCGGTCCCATTAGAGG ATTGCACTTCTTTCGAAATCTGCATCACTTTAACATCTTGGTGTGTGGGGGAGACGGCACAGTCGGGTGGCTCCTGGATGCTATAG ATAAAATGAACATCTCAGTGCATCCTCCGGTTGCTGTGCTTCCCCTGGGAACTGGGAACGACATGGCTCGCTGCCTACGCTGGGGAGGAG GATACGAGGGGTCTGACCTGAAGGAAACCCTGAAGGAGGTTAAAGACAGTCAGCAGATCCCTCTGGATCGCTGGAGCATCAAGGTGACGCCGAAAAACCCACAGGATGCAGGAGACCCCGTCCCATACGAGATCATGAATAACTATTTCTCTATTGGAGTG GATGCTTCCATTGCTCATCGTTTTCACTCCATGAGAGAGAAACATCCACAAAAGTTCAACAGCCG aaTGAAGAACAAGCTTATGTACTTTGAGTTTGCTACTTCTGAGTCCTTCTCATCCTCCTGCAAGAATCTGAAGGATTGTCTCAGCATTACG TGCTGTGGAAAACCTCTGAACCTGGGCAATTCTTTAGAGGGCATAGCCGTCCTCAACATACCCAGCATGCACGGCGGCTCCAACCTCTGGGGTGAGTCTAAGAAAACTGATGGCGCTCCTGAAGCGGTGCACAGTGAACTCATCACCGACCATGAACTTCTCAAAACAGCCACACAAG ATATAAGCGATAAACGTTTCGAGGTGGTGGGGCTGGAAGGAGTCTTGGAGATGGGACAGATTTACACTGGACTGAAAAGCGCCGGGCACCGACTGGCGCAGACCTCCGAAATCACCATCAG CACAACCAAAGCTCTGCCCATGCAGATTGACGGGGAGCCCTGGATGCAGCCGCCGTGTGAG ATTCAGATAACTCACAAGAGCCAAGCTACTATGCTCATGGCTGCACCCACCAAACCGACCAGCTTCTTTCAATTCAAGTAG